The genomic DNA CGTCCGGGACGGGCGAGAGTCCGTTGGCCAACTTAGATTCGTGGCTGACGACGATTGATCCTGCCACGGGTAAGCCGGCTAGGCGCGAAACCAATACCATGCCTCAGTGGGCCGGCTCTTGCTGGTACTATCTGAGATTCATCGACCCCAAGAACTCAACACAGCTGGTCGACCCGGTAAAAGAGCGTTATTGGATGCCCGTGGATCTGTACATCGGAGGTAGCGAGCATGCCGTGCTGCATCTCTTGTATGCTCGGTTCTGGCATAAAGTCCTGTTCGATATCGGTGTGGCGAGCACTCCCGAACCATTCATGAAATTGGTGCATCAGGGCATCGTCTTGGGAGAAGACAATCAGAAAATGTCGAAATCACGCGGCAACGTGGTCAATCCGGATGAGATGATCGATCAGTTCGGCGCGGATGCGGTACGGCTCTATGAAATGTTTATGGGCCCACTCGAGGCGATGAAGCCTTGGAGCACCAGAGGCGTGGAAGGCGTGACACGCTTCTTGGAACGAGCCTGGCGGCTGATGGTCGATGAGCTAGGCCGACTGTCGAGTGCCGTCGTGTCGACCGCACCGACCCTCGACCAACAGCGCCTGCTCCACTACACCATCAAAAAGGTCACGGAGGATATTGAAGCTCTCCGATTCAATACGGCCATCTCGCAGATGATGATTTTCACCAACGAGATGACGAAGGCTCAACAACGGCCGCGGGCGGTGATCGAGCCGTTCATCTTGCTGCTTTCGCCGTTCGCCCCGCATGTTGCCGAAGAGCTCTGGAGCTTACTGGGACACCATCCCAGTGTGTCGCAACAGCCTTGGCCGATTTACGATCCCGCCATGACGGTGAGTGAGCGCATGACTATTCCCGTTCAGGTCAACGGGAGACTCAGGGCCAAACTCGATGTCGCCGTTAACACGTCACGTGACGAGATCGAGCGGTTGGCTCGCGCGGAGGCGTCCGAGTGGATCCAAGATAAAGAGCCGAAAAAGGTGATCTACGTCGATAAGAAATTGATCAACTTTGTGATCTAAAGGAGTGCTGAGTGCTGAGTGCTGAGTCTGCGGCCAGGAATCAAGAGGGAAGAGGGTCATTCTTTTTTATTCTCGGCACGCTCGTCCCAGCACTTATCGCTTCCACGCTGACCGCCTGCGGCTACCAGTTTCGAGTCGAGGGAGCCGGCCCGACCATCGGAGGGGTCCCCGCGGCTTCTTCCCAAGAGCCTCCGCCACGCCTCATCATCCGGACATTGATTAACGGGAGTTTTGAGCCGAACCTGGAAACGCGATACACCAACTACCTCCGTGAAGAATTTTCCACCGGCAGCGGGGCGCAGGTCGTGCCGGAGTCCGAAGCGGCGGATCTTGTGCTGACCGGGCAAATCCTGTCGGTGATCCTGCCGACGCTCAGCTTTTCACGGACGGCGACGTTGGAAAGCAGAACCGAGGTGGTCGTCTTGGTGAGAGTGGAAGATGCTCGGTTAAGAAAAGTGGTCTGGAGCCAAGTCGTCAAAGGGGCATCCGAGTTCTTCATTACGTCCGATCTTCAGTTTAATCGCGCGCTGCAGAACCGTGCGATCGAACAGGCGGGCCGTTTTGTGGCGGCCGACCTGGCGGCCCGTTTTCTATTGCAGCTGGAGACGGGTGCGCTCACGAAGCAAGTGTCCGCCCCGGATTCTGTCTCTCACTAGCATCGAAGGTCTGGACCAATGGCATCGGTCATGAGCCATGTGCAGCTGGAGTCGGCTTTGGAACAGCAGAGGCCCGGGTCTCTGTATCTCCTTGTAGGTGAAGAAGACCTTCTGCGGGATTCCGCGCTCGGCGTCATCAAACGCGCGGCCATCGGCAGTGAAGGGAACGAATTCAATTACGAGTTGTTCTATGGAGATGAAGCGCGCGGAATTGATATTCGGAACAGTGTGGCGGCTGTGCCGGTCTTTGCAGAGCGCCGCTTGGTGGTGGTGAAAGCGGCAGAGAAACTGAATGCGCGAGAAAGCGACCTCCTGCTCGATTGTATAAAGAATCCTATCGAATCTACGACGCTGGTGTTCGTGAGCCCGAAGTTGGACGGTCGATTAAAATTTTCCCAACTCCTGACACGAGCGGCGATCACGGTCGATTGTTCACCTCTCCGCGAGGCGCAGTTGCCTGCTTGGATCGCCCGCGAAGCAGAACGGGTCGGGCTTCGCGTGGAGGAGGCGGCGGCCCAGGGGCTGCAGGAGTCCTGTGGTGCGTCACTCTATGGCGTGCGGCGTGAATTGGAAAAGCTGGCTTCATATGTGCCGCCTGATCGTTTCGTCACCGCCGCCGATGTCCATCTGCTGCGCGGCATGGATCCCGGCGCCTCGGTGTTTGATTTGACCCTCGCCATTGCAGAGGGTCGCCGGGGACGAGCCCTTTCCATTCTGGCGCGCAATCTTGAGGCAGGGGAAGCGCCGCTTCGGATTCTTGGTTCTCTCGCCTGGCAGTATCGCCGTCTCTGGAAAGCCAAAGACTCGCTGGCCAATGGCGGTCGCGAAGGGGAGGTGGCCAGAAGCTTGCGCATGGACCCATGGAAGGTCCGTGCTTTCCTCGGTCGGTTTTCCGAGCCGCACCTTCACGCGGCGCTGCATCTGTTTCTCGACACTGATGGGAAGTTGAAGGGCGGAAGCGGAAGCCGTCCGAGGATCGTACTGGAGCGTTTGTTGCTGAAGCTTTGTGAGGACACTGCCGGCCGGCGAGCCGAGCCGCCTCCTCACCTTCCGGTCCCACCGAAGCGAGTTTCTGCGCGGGTCGTATCGAACGTGCGAACGATTAAGAGCCGGAACCGGACAGGGCATTGACGCGAAGCGCCAAACGTGAAATTCGGCGGGACGCGGTGTTGCGATGAAGCACGCCTTTCGAAACTGCCTTCCCGATCACCGAGGTCGCTTCCAGCAAGCTGGTCTTGGCCTCATCCGTCTTTTTTCCAGCCACGGCGGACTGAACCTTCTTGATGAGTGTTTTCACAGTGTTGAGAGTTGCCCGATTTCGCTCATGGCGCCGGTCTGCTTGGCGGGCTCGCCGAATCGTCGATTTATGAACGCGTGGCATAGATGACTCCTCTGAAAAAGAGGTGATTTTTTATCATGGAGCGTCGCCGGTCGTCAAGGATCGGTCTGAAGAAGGAGCAAGGGTATGGTGAAGATCGCGGCACGTGACCGACTCATCTTTGCATTGGATGTGCCTTCAGCAGCAGAAGCAGATCGGTTCTTGGACCGACTCCAAGGACACATTTCCTTCGT from Nitrospira sp. includes the following:
- a CDS encoding SSU ribosomal protein S20p, with product MPRVHKSTIRRARQADRRHERNRATLNTVKTLIKKVQSAVAGKKTDEAKTSLLEATSVIGKAVSKGVLHRNTASRRISRLALRVNALSGSGS
- a CDS encoding DNA polymerase III delta subunit translates to MASVMSHVQLESALEQQRPGSLYLLVGEEDLLRDSALGVIKRAAIGSEGNEFNYELFYGDEARGIDIRNSVAAVPVFAERRLVVVKAAEKLNARESDLLLDCIKNPIESTTLVFVSPKLDGRLKFSQLLTRAAITVDCSPLREAQLPAWIAREAERVGLRVEEAAAQGLQESCGASLYGVRRELEKLASYVPPDRFVTAADVHLLRGMDPGASVFDLTLAIAEGRRGRALSILARNLEAGEAPLRILGSLAWQYRRLWKAKDSLANGGREGEVARSLRMDPWKVRAFLGRFSEPHLHAALHLFLDTDGKLKGGSGSRPRIVLERLLLKLCEDTAGRRAEPPPHLPVPPKRVSARVVSNVRTIKSRNRTGH